Proteins found in one Crassostrea angulata isolate pt1a10 chromosome 3, ASM2561291v2, whole genome shotgun sequence genomic segment:
- the LOC128175177 gene encoding E3 ubiquitin-protein ligase Trim36-like yields MASRDEAQHVVECDLCQQPVSFFCRRCGVNLCDPCVLIHLRVKSKNGHDIVDYTSKDDDDTCHCDSHPQNDCSAYCKTCETPICMLCVTIKHKSHEISELSDKIEELLKVIATENDRLQSFKHELERILEHTTKLLSSISSIYQLRKDEVTARGEEWHKQIEEIVKKLHQELDGMQKEHETVLQKQKEKFEEMVWKVNEINGKTRNLQKSKNVKEMQSFVPVIQKQESLSDVSKYSFPKLYEYKIDEYLENKLKENELSGRILSEIPTVSTVIDTGFPADETKNRLFDMAVTDDNKVWMGGASSELKLFDLQGNLHHTVSITTYGIYLCMYNKQVMYTGTKAVKMISDTDTVVTMFTTGDWEPYGVTSATSGDLLVCLRKDDQNKVVRYSSTGTVLQEIQYDSQCQPLYKEVAYISENVNGDIIVTDWNKNAVIAVDRLGIFRYSYSGKDTKFDVCSVATDSVGYVVVTDYKGDKIHILNRDGRFLRYIIPEGGINKPHAVCILGHGEMMVGECLTGIAKKIKYLEE; encoded by the coding sequence ATGGCATCAAGAGATGAGGCCCAGCATGTGGTGGAATGTGACCTGTGTCAGCAACCAGTCTCGTTTTTCTGCAGACGATGCGGGGTCAATCTCTGTGACCCCTGTGTCCTCATACATCTGCGCGTGAAATCTAAGAACGGCCATGATATTGTAGATTACACCAGCAAGGATGATGACGACACATGCCACTGTGATTCCCATCCCCAAAACGATTGTTCTGCATACTGCAAAACTTGCGAAACTCCAATATGCATGCTTTGCGTTACTATTAAACACAAATCGCACGAAATATCCGAGCTGTCCGATAAAATCGAGGAACTTTTAAAAGTGATTGCTACGGAAAATGATCGACTTCAGTCATTCAAACATGAATTAGAGAGAATTTTGGAACATACGACGAAGCTGTTGTCTTCGATATCCTCGATTTATCAACTGAGGAAAGACGAAGTTACAGCGCGGGGAGAAGAGTGGCACAAACAGATTGAGGAGATCGTGAAAAAACTTCACCAGGAACTGGATGGCATGCAAAAGGAGCACGAAACTGTACTacagaaacaaaaggaaaaatttgaagaaatggTTTGGAAAGTGAATGAAATAAATGGAAAAACAagaaatttacagaaatcaaagAATGTCAAAGAAATGCAGAGTTTTGTACCAGTGATTCAGAAACAGGAGAGTTTAAGTGATGTCTCCAAGTATTCGTTTCcgaaattatatgaatataaaatagatgaatatttggaaaataaattaaaagaaaatgagttATCGGGTAGAATACTATCAGAGATACCAACAGTTTCTACTGTTATAGACACTGGGTTCCCTGCTGATGAAACGAAAAACCGTTTGTTTGACATGGCCGTTACCGACGATAACAAAGTGTGGATGGGAGGAGCGAGCAGTGAACTGAAGTTGTTTGATCTCCAGGGAAACCTCCACCATACCGTCAGCATTACTACCTACGGCATTTACTTATGTATGTACAACAAACAAGTAATGTACACTGGAACTAAAGCCGTGAAAATGATATCAGACACCGACACTGTGGTGACGATGTTCACTACCGGGGACTGGGAGCCATACGGCGTCACTAGCGCCACGTCCGGTGATCTACTGGTCTGTCTCCGTAAAGACGATCAGAACAAAGTCGTCCGATACAGCAGTACCGGTACCGTGCTCCAGGAAATCCAGTACGACTCGCAGTGTCAACCTCTGTATAAAGAGGTGGCATACATCTCTGAGAATGTCAACGGGGACATCATTGTAACTGACTGGAATAAAAACGCAGTCATTGCTGTCGATAGATTGGGCATATTCCGGTACTCGTACTCAGGGAAGGACACTAAATTCGACGTTTGTTCAGTCGCCACCGATTCTGTCGGTTATGTCGTCGTTACAGATTATAAGGGTGACAAGATTCACATTTTGAACAGAGACGGGCGATTCCTGAGGTACATCATTCCTGAAGGAGGAATAAATAAACCGCACGCCGTGTGTATCCTTGGTCACGGTGAGATGATGGTGGGAGAGTGTCTGACCGGAATTGCCAAGAAAATCAAATACCTAGAAGAATGA